The Morganella morganii sequence CACAGGATAAGAACACTGATGATCTCAGTGAATTTGAATCCCTTGTGACATCCGCGGGAGTGACACCTGTTCAGATAGTCACCGGCAGCCGCAGCGCCCCGCACCCGAAATATTTTGCGGGTGAAGGTAAAGCGGAAGAGATTGCCGATGCTGTCACCGAAAGTGAAGCCGATGTGGTGCTCTTTAACCATGCCTTAAGTCCGGCGCAGGAACGCAACCTCGAGCGTTTGTGCCAGTGCAGGGTGGTTGACAGAACCGGGGTTATCCTCGATATCTTCGCCCAGCGGGCACGGACACATGAAGGTAAATTACAGGTGGAACTGGCGCAGTTACGCCATCTTTCCACGCGTCTGGTCCGCGGCTGGACGCACCTTGAACGTCAGAAAGGCGGGATTGGTCTGCGGGGGCCGGGTGAGACTCAGCTTGAGTCCGACCGCCGGATGCTGCGGGATAAAATCAAACAGATTTCAGGGCGTCTCGAAAAAGTGGAACGCCAGCGCGGACAAGGCCGTCAGGCGCGCAGTAAAGCGGATATTCCGACGGTGTCTCTGGTCGGTTACACCAACGCCGGGAAATCCAGTCTGTTTAATCACATAACTGATGCGAAAGTCTATGCTGCGGATCAGTTATTTGCGACACTCGATCCGACCCTGCGGCGGATTGATGTCGATGATGTCGGCACGGTGGTGCTGGCGGATACGGTCGGGTTTATCCGTCATCTGCCGCATGATCTGGTGGCGGCATTTAAAGCCACGCTGCAGGAAACCCGCGAAGCGACACTACTGCTTCATGTGGTCGATGCGGCGGATAACCGTGTGGATGAAAATATTCATGCGGTTAATGCAGTTCTGGAAGAGATTGATGCACATGAAATTCCGGTTCTGATAGTGATGAATAAAATCGATATGCTGGACGATTTCGAACCGCGTATCGACAGAAATGAGGATAACCTGCCGGTCAGGGTCTGGCTTTCAGCACAGACCGGAGCAGGGATCCCGTTGTTGTTCCGGGCACTGACGGAACGCCTTTCCGGTGAGATCGCACACCTGGAATTGTGTCTGCCTCCGTCGGAGGGTCGTCTGCGCAGCCGTTTTTATCAGCTTCAGGCGATTGAACGCGAGTGGCTTGATGATGACGGCCGGATTTGCCTTGAAATCAGGCTGCCCATTGTTGACTGGCGCCGCCTCTGCAAGCAGGAACAACAGTTAGCCGATTACGTTATCTGATTATCAGCGGCGTAATATATTAATTGAGAGCGCGTTTTTGTGCTCTTAGCCCTGAAAAACCGATCATAAAAGAGTGGAGCGAAGGCATGGCGTGGAATCAGCCCGGTAATAACGGACAGGACCGCGACCCGTGGGGGAGCAGCAATAAAGGCGGCAACTCCGACGGTAACAAAGGCGGCCGGAACCGTGGGGCATCTGATCTCGACGATCTGTTCCGGAAAATGAGCAGAAAACTCGGTGGTCTGGGTGGCGGTAAAGGCGGAAACAATAACGGGCAGTCCGGTGGGAACAATCGTCCTCCGGTACAGTTCGCGGGCGGACGTATTATCAGTCTCGCTATTGCCGCCGTTGTTGTTGTCTGGGCCGCAACCGGCTTCTATACGATTAAAGAAACGGAGCGCGGCGTGGTTACGCGTTTCGGTAAATTCAGTCATGTGGTTCAGCCGGGTCTGAACTGGAGACCGACCTTTATTGATCGCGTTACTGCGGTCGATGTGGCGACCGTCCAGGATCTGGCCACCAACGGTATGATGCTGACCGCTGACGAGAACGTGGTCCGCGTTAACATGAACGTGCAGTTCCAGGTAGTGAACCCGGAAGATTACCTCTTCAGCGTCACTAACCCGAACAACAGTCTGCGTCAGGCGATGGACAGCGCGGTGCGCGGGGTTATCGGTAAGTTCACCATGGAGAAAATCCTGACGGCGAACCGTACCGTGGTCCGTAACGAAACCCAGAAAGTCCTCGAAGAGACAATCAAGCCTTATAAAATGGGGATAGCGATTGTCGATGTCAACTTCCAGGAAGCGCGTCCGCCGGCTGAAGTTCAGGCTTCATTCGATGACGTGATTGCCGCGCGTGAAAACGAACAGCAGTCCATCCGTGAAGCGGAAGCTTACTCGAACGAAGTTCTGCCGCTGGCAAAAGGTAATGCGCAAAGTATGATCGAAAGCGCACAGGCGTATAAAGCCAGTATCGTGCTGAAAGCGCGCGGTGAAGTGGCCAGCTTCTCGAAAATGCTGCCGGAATACCGTGCGGCACCGGATATCACCCGTGAACGTCTGTACATTGAGACAATGGAACGTGTGCTGAGCAATACCCGTAAAGTGATTGCCAATGATAAAAGCAACAGCATGATGGTGCTGCCGCTGGATCAGATTATGCGTGAGCAGAGAGCCGCCTCTCAGGCTGCACCGGCGAAAGCTGCTGCCACACCATCATCCGCACCGGCAACACAGGCACCTGCAGGCCGTCAGGCACAAAACAGCAGCCAGAATCCGAATGTACCCGCTGAATACAACAACACGTATGATCTCAGCAGTTCGGGTATCCGTGGTAACACTGAACGCACAGGGAGACAATAATCATGCGTAAGTATTTAGCCGTTATTGTTATTCTGGTTTTAGGCGTTCTGTATGCGTCTGTCTTTACCGTTCAGCAGACCGAGCGTGGTATTGTGCTGCGCTTTGGCAAAGTTCTGCGTGATGCGGATAACAAACCGATTGTGTATGAGCCGGGTCTGCATCTGAAAGTGCCGTTTATTGAAACAGTGAAAATGTTGCCTGCCCGTATCCAGACACTGGATATCCAGGCTGACCGTTTCCTGACAAACGAAAACAAAGACCTGATCGTCGATTCCTACCTTAAATGGCGGATTAGTGATTTCAGCCTGTATTATCTCGCAACAAACAGCGGTAATATTAATCAGGCTGAAAACCTGCTGAAACGTAAATTCAGTGACCGTCTGCGTTCTGAGTTCGGTCGTCTGAGCGTGAAAGAGATTGTGACGGATTCCCGCGGTACATTAACGACGGAAGTCAAAAATGCACTGAACGAAGGGAGCTCCGGTAACGATCCGCAGGCAACTGATGCTGATAACGCTATTGCCGATGCGGCAGCGCGTGTTCAGGAAGAAACCAAAGGCGCACAGCCGCAGGTGAATCCGAACAGTATGGCGGCGTTAGGTATCGAAGTGGTGGACGTCCGTATCAAGCAGATCAACCTGCCGGCGGAAGTCTCCGAAGCTATCTTCCAGCGTATGCGTGCAGAACGTGAAGCAGTGGCGCGTCGTCACCGCTCACAGGGTCTGGAAGAAGCCATGAAGATTCGTGCGGTGGCAGATAAAACCCGTACTGAAATCCTGGCCGAAGCGGAGCGCCAGTCACTCTCCCTGCGTGGTGCGGGTGATGCGGAAGCCGCTAAACTGTTTGCGGATGCATTCAGTCAGGATCCGGATTTCTATGCGT is a genomic window containing:
- the hflX gene encoding ribosome rescue GTPase HflX → MFDRYEGGERAVLVHIFFSQDKNTDDLSEFESLVTSAGVTPVQIVTGSRSAPHPKYFAGEGKAEEIADAVTESEADVVLFNHALSPAQERNLERLCQCRVVDRTGVILDIFAQRARTHEGKLQVELAQLRHLSTRLVRGWTHLERQKGGIGLRGPGETQLESDRRMLRDKIKQISGRLEKVERQRGQGRQARSKADIPTVSLVGYTNAGKSSLFNHITDAKVYAADQLFATLDPTLRRIDVDDVGTVVLADTVGFIRHLPHDLVAAFKATLQETREATLLLHVVDAADNRVDENIHAVNAVLEEIDAHEIPVLIVMNKIDMLDDFEPRIDRNEDNLPVRVWLSAQTGAGIPLLFRALTERLSGEIAHLELCLPPSEGRLRSRFYQLQAIEREWLDDDGRICLEIRLPIVDWRRLCKQEQQLADYVI
- the hflK gene encoding FtsH protease activity modulator HflK yields the protein MAWNQPGNNGQDRDPWGSSNKGGNSDGNKGGRNRGASDLDDLFRKMSRKLGGLGGGKGGNNNGQSGGNNRPPVQFAGGRIISLAIAAVVVVWAATGFYTIKETERGVVTRFGKFSHVVQPGLNWRPTFIDRVTAVDVATVQDLATNGMMLTADENVVRVNMNVQFQVVNPEDYLFSVTNPNNSLRQAMDSAVRGVIGKFTMEKILTANRTVVRNETQKVLEETIKPYKMGIAIVDVNFQEARPPAEVQASFDDVIAARENEQQSIREAEAYSNEVLPLAKGNAQSMIESAQAYKASIVLKARGEVASFSKMLPEYRAAPDITRERLYIETMERVLSNTRKVIANDKSNSMMVLPLDQIMREQRAASQAAPAKAAATPSSAPATQAPAGRQAQNSSQNPNVPAEYNNTYDLSSSGIRGNTERTGRQ
- the hflC gene encoding protease modulator HflC — its product is MRKYLAVIVILVLGVLYASVFTVQQTERGIVLRFGKVLRDADNKPIVYEPGLHLKVPFIETVKMLPARIQTLDIQADRFLTNENKDLIVDSYLKWRISDFSLYYLATNSGNINQAENLLKRKFSDRLRSEFGRLSVKEIVTDSRGTLTTEVKNALNEGSSGNDPQATDADNAIADAAARVQEETKGAQPQVNPNSMAALGIEVVDVRIKQINLPAEVSEAIFQRMRAEREAVARRHRSQGLEEAMKIRAVADKTRTEILAEAERQSLSLRGAGDAEAAKLFADAFSQDPDFYAFIRSLRAYEQSFKPDGNDIMVLSPDTDFFRYMKAPTSLRPASGQ